A DNA window from Primulina tabacum isolate GXHZ01 chromosome 12, ASM2559414v2, whole genome shotgun sequence contains the following coding sequences:
- the LOC142521290 gene encoding dof zinc finger protein DOF5.4-like — MQDFHSIGVGGGGGRFFGGGGGDRRLRVHGHILAQQALKCPRCDSLNTKFCYYNNYNLSQPRHFCKACRRYWTKGGVLRSVPVGGSCRKTKRSKSKSGAGDGSRERKSKAQSPSSTDSSSLTAATPSSAAASAVAEEGSALSAAASDSTKKYGFSGAIFYDANLSTNPNFDDHDRQAPLKNHHPTSADSQIFTEIESFDGLMTSSDNTASMIGFSMADIPTTSYDRMHPGPEADEFRMQDTNSDGLTAALDWGSYGGDQCMFDLTAALDPSYWSQPQWSDSDHSLPYLP, encoded by the coding sequence atgCAAGATTTTCACTCCATCGGAGTTGGAGGTGGCGGCGGGAGGTTTTTCGGCGGCGGAGGTGGGGACCGGAGGCTGCGAGTGCACGGCCACATCTTGGCACAGCAGGCCTTGAAGTGTCCTCGCTGCGACTCGCTTAATACCAAGTTTTGCTATTATAATAACTACAATCTCTCCCAGCCGCGGCATTTCTGTAAGGCCTGCCGACGTTACTGGACCAAAGGCGGAGTGCTCCGCAGCGTTCCTGTCGGTGGTAGCTGCCGGAAGACCAAGCGTTCGAAGTCTAAAAGCGGCGCGGGGGATGGGTCGAGAGAACGCAAATCGAAAGCTCAGAGTCCGAGCAGTACAGATAGCTCCAGCCTCACCGCCGCTACACCTTCCTCCGCCGCAGCCTCTGCCGTGGCGGAGGAAGGATCGGCACTGAGCGCTGCTGCATCGGACTCTACGAAGAAGTACGGTTTCTCAGGCGCGATATTCTACGACGCGAATCTTTCTACGAACCCCAACTTCGATGATCACGACCGCCAGGCGCCGTTGAAGAACCACCACCCCACCTCCGCCGAcagccagatattcactgagaTCGAGAGTTTCGACGGACTCATGACTTCCTCGGATAATACGGCGAGCATGATCGGGTTCAGCATGGCCGACATTCCCACCACGTCGTATGACAGAATGCATCCAGGTCCAGAGGCAGACGAGTTCAGGATGCAGGACACAAACAGCGACGGACTGACGGCGGCGCTGGATTGGGGGAGCTACGGCGGAGATCAATGCATGTTTGATCTAACGGCTGCCCTTGATCCTTCATACTGGAGTCAACCCCAGTGGAGTGACAGTGACCATTCCCTACCTTACCTCCCATAA
- the LOC142521193 gene encoding uncharacterized protein LOC142521193 — MDLWQRARSLAEETAKRSQELTQGIGSMNFSDVVSEASKRSQEFATEASKRSKEFANEASKKSKEFAAEAIKRADQLTAQIPPAATVLTNLVDSSHKGNEAADLDKFGITDDLRDFIKGITIGTFQDFPLEDDSEMIDIPAVSNVRQDLNEWQERHAKLVLSTVKEMSKLRYQLCPKAMKERKFWRIYFILVNSHVAPYEKRYLDDLKLKSEEKAKDTEVKEVSSDGTSSKKGEGISKQNSNNAKSSTSEQDLDVFLLGDLGDSDDGPDDAGDDIDDDFDKI; from the exons ATGGATTTGTGGCAGAGAGCTCGGAGCTTGGCGGAGGAAACCGCCAAGAGATCTCAGGAGTTGACGCAGGGCATTGGCTCCATGAATTTCTCAGACGTAGTCTCCGAGGCTTCGAAGAGATCCCAGGAGTTCGCCACCGAGGCGTCCAAGAGGTCGAAGGAGTTTGCCAACGAGGCGTCGAAGAAGTCGAAAGAATTCGCAGCTGAGGCTATTAAGCGCGCCGATCAGCTCACGGCTCAGATTCCCCCTGCCGCCACGGTGCTCACTAATCTCGTGGATTCGTCTCATAAGGGCAATGAGGCTGCTGATCTGGACAAGTTTGGGATTACGGATGATTTGAGGGATTTCATTAAAGGGATTACGATCGGTACTTTCCAGGATTTCCCGCTTGAAG ATGACTCAGAGATGATAGATATTCCTGCAGTTTCAAATGTTCGACAGGATCTCAATGAATGGCAAGAAAGGCATGCAAAACTTGTTCTCTCTACGGTGAAG GAGATGTCAAAGCTAAGGTATCAGTTATGCCCAAAAGCGATGAAAGAGAGGAAGTTTTGGAGGATATACTTCATTCTTGTTAACAGCCACGTGGCACC GTATGAAAAAAGATACCTGGATGATTTAAAGCTGAAATCTGAGGAAAAGGCAAAAGATACTGAAGTGAAGGAGGTTTCGTCGGACGGAACATCATCTAAAAAGGGAGAGGGgatttcaaaacaaaatagCAATAATGCTAAATCATCAACTTCTGAACAAGATTTAGATGTCTTTCTCCTCGGAGATCTCGGGGATAGCGACGATGGTCCAG ATGATGCTGGCGACGACATTGACGATGATTTTGACAAGATATAG